A window of Panicum virgatum strain AP13 chromosome 8K, P.virgatum_v5, whole genome shotgun sequence contains these coding sequences:
- the LOC120645753 gene encoding putative disease resistance protein At1g50180, whose protein sequence is MVEPAISATVGRIGELAVQETTFLCGVTSEAGFLKDELERLRCFLQDAGTKRKSGSATAKLWVSQIRDATYEAENVLEVVDYMEKRNRLKKGFMGAISRYARLPSDLVTLHNVGNEIQRIRRKVNEIYESANRLNLIGSAAAEESLVEDDSLQHSGLVYPNSEDVTVVGFEDEQNEIETKLLASDNNLSVVSIVAMGGAGKTTLARKIYNSNKIKEHFHTIAWVTVSQKFKGADLLKDIMKQIFGGKYEGREIDQMQEYEVGKKIHDFLLDKRYLVVLDDVWTTDTWNQINRTIKVFPDVDNGSRVMLTTRKIDVANHIKMPRKVHNLKLLDAEKSWDLFISKALPSYNRSSIHNIGEFEELGRQIASKCNGLPLALSVLGGFLSKNLTIEAWKDTLSGWTSTENGRMMGEILARSYNDLPNHLKCCFLYLAVFPEDHLIHVSDLINSWIAESFVPSSRKHKEQMARKYVTELAQRSLVQVTDTSKAHGWIESIQLHDILHDWCVGEARDAGFCDVIDKTTGHVVLSYRSSLQNCYEDDMFEAAPNLRTLIGFDLPSLPMLRYLRVLHVEKSRVMNLSRAISGCIHLRCLRLQNWIFSTKEWSTERAPGLLHQDLLPFQP, encoded by the exons ATGGTTGAGCCTGCTATTTCTGCCACTGTTGGCAGAATTGGCGAGCTCGCTGTTCAGGAGACAACATTCTTGTGCGGAGTTACTTCAGAAGCGGGATTCTTGAAAGATGAGCTGGAGCGGCTGCGGTGCTTCCTCCAAGATGCTGGCACCAAGAGGAAATCTGGGAGTGCAACTGCTAAACTTTGGGTTAGCCAAATCAGGGACGCTACATATGAAGCTGAGAATGTCCTAGAGGTGGTTGACTACATGGAGAAGAGAAACAGGCTCAAGAAGGGCTTCATGGGCGCCATTTCAAGGTATGCTCGCCTCCCAAGTGACTTGGTTACCCTTCATAATGTTGGTAATGAAATTCAACGTATCAGAAGGAAGGTTAATGAGATATATGAAAGTGCAAACCGTTTGAATCTTATTGGTAGTGCTGCTGCAGAGGAGAGTCTTGTTGAGGATGACTCTTTGCAACATAGCGGTCTTGTCTATCCTAATTCTGAAGATGTTACTGTTGTTGGTTTTGAGGATGAGCAAAATGAGATAGAAACAAAATTACTTGCTTCAGATAACAACCTTAGTGTGGTCTCAATAGTTGCCATGGGTGGAGCAGGGAAAACTACACTAGCTCGAAAAATCTACAATTCAAATAAAATCAAGGAACACTTTCACACAATTGCATGGGTGACTGTATCCCAAAAGTTTAAGGGTGCTGATTTATTGAAAGATATTATGAAACAAATATTTGGGGGTAAATATGAGGGCAGAGAAATTGATCAGATGCAAGAGTATGAAGTGGGAAAGAAGATCCATGATTTTCTACTAGATAAAAGATACTTAGTTGTGCTTGATGATGTGTGGACAACAGATACATGGAATCAGATAAACAGAACCATCAAAGTATTTCCAGATGTAGATAATGGCAGTAGAGTAATGTTAACCACCCGAAAGATTGATGTTGCAAATCACATTAAAATGCCGAGAAAAGTTCACAATCTGAAACTCTTGGATGCTGAGAAAAGCTGGGACCTTTTCATTAGCAAGGCCTTGCCATCATATAACAGGTCCTCGATACATAACATTGGTGAGTTTGAAGAACTTGGGAGACAGATTGCAAGTAAATGTAATGGATTACCACTTGCACTTTCTGTTTTGGGGGGTTTTCTATCAAAGAATTTAACTATAGAAGCATGGAAAGATACACTATCAGGTTGGACATCGACTGAAAATGGGCGCATGATGGGAGAAATACTGGCTCGAAGTTACAATGACTTGCCAAATCATCTAAAATGTTGTTTTCTCTATCTTGCTGTTTTCCCTGAGGATCACCTCATACATGTATCAGATCTTATCAATTCATGGATAGCAGAAAGCTTCGTTCCTAGTTCAAGAAAGCATAAGGAACAAATGGCACGGAAGTATGTAACTGAGTTGGCTCAAAGAAGCTTGGTTCAGGTTACTGATACAAGTAAAGCGCACGGGTGGATTGAAAGTATACAACTTCATGATATTTTACATGATTGGTGCGTTGGAGAAGCAAGAGATGCTGGTTTCTGCGATGTCATCGACAAAACTACGG GGCATGTTGTGCTATCATACCGCTCTTCTCTTCAGAACTGCTATGAAGATGACATGTTCGAGGCAGCACCTAATCTCCGAACTCTTATTGGTTTTGATCTTCCATCCCTACCTATGCTGAGATACCTAAGGGTTCTTCACGTAGAGAAATCGAGAGTAATGAATCTCTCTCGGGCAATCAGTGGGTGCATTCACCTTAGGTGCCTCAG ATTGCAGAATTGGatcttctccaccaaggaatgGTCCACCGAAAGAGCTCCAGGTCTTCTCCACCAAGATCTTCTCCCATTTCAACCTTAA